In Buchnera aphidicola (Macrosiphum gaurae), the following proteins share a genomic window:
- the rluC gene encoding 23S rRNA pseudouridine(955/2504/2580) synthase RluC — protein sequence MKHTILPISIIYINKDMLNQRIDNFLHSKFKNVPKSMIYRIIRTGKIRVNKKRIKPHYKLKIGDMLKIPPIKISYNVKNNFFPLNHAKNLLNSILYEDNHLLIINKPSGIAVHGGSGLSFGVIEYFRKLRPLDKFLELVHRIDRETSGILILAKKRTSLASLHEQLREKKIKKEYIALVHGLWPLHIQKISEPLLKVRLKNQKKIVLIDPKGKPSETCFQIKKKFSSSTLLSIIPKTGRTHQIRVHALYAGHPILFDKRYGRSNLDANIKNEKNINRLLLHSSGVHFIHPKNGNKIYIQAPLDIDFKNYLNNMI from the coding sequence ATGAAACATACAATACTACCTATATCTATTATATATATTAATAAAGATATGCTAAATCAAAGAATAGATAATTTTCTACATAGTAAGTTTAAAAATGTACCTAAAAGTATGATTTATCGCATTATAAGAACAGGAAAGATTCGAGTTAATAAAAAAAGAATCAAACCACATTATAAATTAAAAATTGGAGATATGCTGAAAATTCCACCAATAAAAATTTCATATAATGTAAAAAATAATTTCTTTCCCTTAAATCATGCTAAAAATTTGCTAAATAGTATTTTATATGAAGACAATCATTTGCTAATTATTAATAAACCTTCAGGAATCGCAGTGCATGGTGGAAGTGGATTAAGTTTTGGAGTTATAGAATATTTTCGAAAATTACGTCCACTAGATAAATTTCTTGAACTCGTGCATCGTATTGATCGTGAAACATCAGGTATTCTAATATTAGCAAAAAAACGCACATCTTTAGCATCACTACACGAACAATTACGCGAAAAAAAAATTAAAAAAGAATATATAGCATTAGTTCATGGATTGTGGCCTCTTCATATACAAAAAATTTCAGAACCTCTTTTAAAAGTTAGATTAAAAAATCAAAAAAAAATAGTTTTAATTGATCCAAAAGGCAAACCTTCAGAAACTTGTTTTCAAATCAAAAAAAAATTTTCTTCTTCAACTTTACTATCAATTATACCTAAAACCGGTCGAACACATCAAATTCGTGTTCATGCTTTATATGCAGGACATCCAATATTATTTGATAAACGTTACGGGAGAAGTAATTTAGATGCTAATATAAAAAATGAAAAAAATATTAATAGATTGTTACTTCATTCTTCTGGAGTCCATTTTATTCATCCAAAAAATGGCAATAAAATTTATATACAAGCGCCATTAGATATAGATTTTAAAAATTATCTAAATAATATGATATAG
- the rpmF gene encoding 50S ribosomal protein L32 translates to MAVQKNKPTRSKRGMRRSHDSLSAPTLSIDRFSGETHIRHHITKNGYYKGKKVI, encoded by the coding sequence ATGGCCGTTCAAAAAAACAAACCTACTCGTTCCAAAAGAGGCATGAGACGTTCTCACGACTCTTTATCAGCACCTACTTTATCCATAGATAGATTTTCTGGAGAAACACATATCCGACACCATATTACTAAGAATGGTTATTATAAAGGCAAGAAAGTTATTTAA
- a CDS encoding ACP S-malonyltransferase, translating to MTLFAMLFPGQGSQYIGMLSSFFYKNNNIIQKTFDEASEHIQINLLKLIQEGPKIKLNKSQYTQVAILTASVSIYRFWNEQNGKSPSFMLGHSLGEYSALVCSGAIEFSDALKIVFLRGQLMEEATINRPTSMQAVIGIDEKQVQMACLASSKKKLFL from the coding sequence ATGACTTTATTCGCAATGTTATTTCCAGGACAAGGTTCTCAATATATAGGTATGTTATCTTCATTTTTCTATAAAAATAACAACATTATTCAAAAAACTTTTGATGAAGCATCAGAGCACATTCAGATTAATTTACTTAAATTAATACAAGAAGGACCTAAAATAAAACTAAATAAAAGTCAATATACGCAAGTAGCAATATTAACTGCATCAGTTTCAATTTATCGTTTTTGGAATGAACAAAATGGAAAAAGTCCATCATTTATGTTAGGTCATAGCCTTGGTGAATATTCTGCTTTAGTATGTTCTGGTGCAATAGAATTTTCTGATGCATTAAAGATTGTTTTTTTACGTGGTCAACTTATGGAAGAAGCAACTATAAACAGACCTACTTCAATGCAAGCCGTTATTGGAATAGATGAAAAACAAGTTCAAATGGCATGTTTAGCATCATCAAAAAAAAAATTGTTTCTTTAG
- the rne gene encoding ribonuclease E, translating to MKRMLINATQQEELRVALVDGQRLYDLDIENSGSEQKKSNIYKGKITRIEPSLEAAFVDYGEEKNGFLPLKEISKNYFPENNIYPLDLNIKDILKEGQEVIVQISKEERGTKGAALTTFISLAGSYLVLMPNNPKSGGISRRIEGNDRIALKELLTLLKLPENMSLIIRTAGAGKSIESLKWDLSLRLQHWNTIQIIAKSRTAPFLIHQESNIIVRAFRDYLRQDIGEILIDNPEVLDSARKHITFLGRPDFANKIKLYSGEIPLFSYFQIETQINSAFQRKVRLPSGGSIMVDSTEALTAIDINSSRSTSGTDIASTAFNTNLEAVEEISRQLRLRDLGGLIVIDFIDMSAISHQRAIENRLREIARDDRARIQIGQISRFGLLEMSRQRLSSSLGESSHHVCPRCTGTGTIRDNESLSLSILRLIEEEALKENTYEVRAIVPVEIACYLLNEKREAVHAIEKRQAGGKTVIIPSKKMKTPHYSVSRIRKGESINSTSYGLSNIRKNKIRNFLKENILKKKQKKKLEFNNFSLSNNNHKKIKTEKNILKKNNCHNAFLKILSNNSNFIFKMIDWFKNSFLIKHILIKSEVIKKNTFQKKSNIFLKKKHYSSHKKNSDQKQTIDLSKFFKKKIESRSLRDNNSELVKNYYDVSLTTSNNFHKKNIIKKFQLIQKKIDDNVSLKNILINKHNSIDIVKNNTIFYKFFNSSETDKNRNLYNKFFHCYPVKSPILILSSVFSLELASGKVRIKYLTIIPDAVKNQKKAIKKKKLYISSIFEKNRIFKNNDFFDIKKTKNKMYSFKKSISSNPLTQRVAKYKFQKRNQKKDLFISDKKNSFHKKIHVRENQKNQSSAPVTQISENLYFKKKEKMFNLNLLIMKLNFRKKNSAGAHSATNFSNSPISKPK from the coding sequence ATGAAAAGAATGTTAATTAATGCAACTCAGCAGGAAGAGTTGCGTGTTGCTCTTGTTGACGGTCAACGCTTATATGATCTTGACATAGAAAACTCTGGATCAGAACAAAAAAAATCAAATATATACAAAGGAAAAATTACTCGTATAGAACCTAGCTTAGAAGCTGCTTTTGTAGATTATGGTGAAGAAAAAAACGGTTTTTTACCGTTAAAAGAAATATCTAAAAATTATTTTCCAGAAAATAATATTTATCCCTTAGATCTTAATATAAAAGATATTTTAAAAGAAGGGCAAGAAGTTATCGTTCAAATAAGTAAAGAAGAACGAGGTACTAAAGGTGCTGCTTTAACAACATTCATTAGCTTGGCAGGAAGTTATTTAGTTCTTATGCCTAACAATCCTAAATCTGGTGGTATATCTAGAAGAATTGAAGGAAATGACAGAATAGCACTAAAGGAATTGCTAACGTTATTAAAATTACCTGAAAATATGAGTTTAATTATTCGTACGGCTGGTGCTGGAAAATCTATAGAATCATTAAAATGGGATTTGTCTCTTAGATTACAGCATTGGAATACAATTCAAATAATAGCAAAAAGTCGAACTGCACCGTTTTTAATTCATCAAGAAAGCAATATCATTGTTCGTGCTTTTAGAGACTATTTACGTCAAGATATTGGAGAAATTTTAATTGATAATCCTGAAGTATTAGATTCAGCGCGGAAACATATTACTTTTTTAGGTCGTCCAGATTTTGCCAACAAAATCAAGCTTTATAGTGGAGAAATTCCATTATTTAGTTATTTTCAAATTGAAACACAAATCAATTCTGCCTTTCAAAGAAAGGTGAGATTGCCTTCTGGCGGTTCAATTATGGTGGATAGTACAGAAGCTTTAACTGCTATTGATATTAATTCTTCTCGTTCCACAAGTGGGACAGATATTGCATCTACAGCATTTAATACCAATCTTGAAGCAGTAGAAGAAATTTCCCGTCAATTGCGTCTACGAGATTTAGGCGGTTTAATAGTAATTGATTTTATAGACATGTCAGCTATTAGTCATCAACGAGCTATTGAAAATAGATTACGTGAAATTGCACGTGACGATAGAGCACGTATTCAAATTGGACAGATTTCTAGATTTGGCTTATTAGAAATGTCTCGACAAAGACTAAGTTCATCTTTAGGAGAATCTAGTCATCATGTTTGTCCTAGATGTACAGGTACAGGAACAATTAGAGATAATGAATCTTTATCCTTATCTATTTTACGTTTGATTGAAGAAGAAGCTTTAAAAGAAAATACATATGAAGTACGTGCTATTGTACCTGTAGAAATAGCTTGTTATTTATTAAATGAAAAAAGAGAGGCAGTTCATGCCATTGAAAAACGTCAAGCTGGTGGAAAAACTGTTATTATTCCAAGCAAAAAAATGAAAACTCCGCATTATTCTGTTTCTAGGATCAGAAAAGGCGAAAGTATAAATTCTACAAGTTATGGTCTTTCTAATATCAGAAAAAACAAAATCCGAAATTTTCTAAAAGAAAATATATTGAAAAAAAAACAGAAAAAAAAATTAGAATTTAATAATTTTAGTTTATCTAATAATAATCATAAAAAAATAAAAACAGAAAAAAATATTTTAAAAAAAAATAACTGTCACAATGCGTTTTTAAAAATTCTGTCAAACAATAGTAATTTTATTTTTAAAATGATAGATTGGTTTAAGAACTCTTTTTTAATTAAACATATTTTGATTAAAAGTGAGGTTATTAAAAAAAACACTTTTCAAAAAAAAAGCAATATTTTTTTAAAAAAAAAACATTATTCTTCACATAAAAAAAATTCTGATCAAAAACAGACGATAGATTTATCTAAATTTTTTAAAAAAAAGATTGAAAGTAGATCTTTAAGAGATAATAATTCTGAATTAGTGAAAAACTATTACGATGTTTCTTTAACAACATCTAATAATTTTCATAAAAAAAATATTATAAAAAAATTTCAATTAATACAAAAAAAAATAGATGATAATGTTTCTTTAAAAAACATTTTAATAAATAAACATAATTCTATCGACATTGTTAAAAATAACACAATATTTTATAAATTTTTTAATAGTTCTGAAACTGATAAAAATAGAAATTTATATAATAAATTTTTTCATTGTTATCCTGTTAAATCTCCAATATTAATATTATCTTCAGTATTTTCATTAGAATTAGCATCAGGAAAAGTTCGGATTAAGTATTTGACTATCATACCAGATGCAGTAAAAAATCAAAAAAAAGCTATAAAAAAGAAAAAGTTATATATATCTTCTATTTTCGAAAAAAATAGGATTTTTAAAAATAATGATTTTTTTGATATCAAAAAGACTAAAAATAAAATGTATTCATTTAAAAAATCTATAAGTAGTAATCCTCTAACTCAAAGAGTTGCAAAATATAAATTTCAAAAAAGAAATCAAAAAAAAGATTTATTTATTTCAGACAAGAAAAATTCTTTTCATAAAAAAATACATGTTAGAGAAAATCAAAAAAATCAATCAAGTGCACCGGTAACGCAAATTTCTGAAAATTTATATTTCAAAAAAAAAGAAAAAATGTTTAATTTAAATTTATTAATCATGAAATTAAACTTTAGAAAAAAAAATTCTGCAGGAGCACATTCTGCCACAAATTTTTCTAATTCACCTATTTCAAAACCTAAATAA
- the fabG gene encoding 3-oxoacyl-[acyl-carrier-protein] reductase yields the protein MNENKKTALITGANRGIGKAIAKKLIQKGIQVIGTSTTKDGVNSINSYLKENGFGLILNLNNTDSIREKIQEIYKKKICIDILINNAGIREDNLLIKMKNKEWEDVIKINLSSVFYLVKSVIRSMIKKRQGRIVTISSIIAYTGNKGQVNYSASKSGLVGFHKSLALEVASKGITVNIVSPGFIKTDFTNTLNLIQYQKYLSNIPMKRLGKTEEIADAVIFLTSNESSYITGHTLHVNGGMYMI from the coding sequence ATGAACGAAAATAAAAAAACTGCATTAATAACAGGTGCAAATCGTGGAATAGGAAAAGCAATTGCTAAAAAATTAATACAAAAAGGGATTCAAGTTATTGGAACATCTACTACTAAAGATGGAGTAAATTCTATTAATTCTTATTTAAAAGAAAATGGATTTGGTTTAATTTTAAATTTAAACAATACTGATTCTATTAGAGAAAAAATTCAAGAAATTTATAAAAAAAAAATATGTATTGATATATTAATTAATAATGCTGGAATCAGAGAAGATAATTTATTAATAAAAATGAAAAACAAAGAATGGGAAGATGTAATAAAAATTAATTTATCATCAGTATTTTATCTTGTGAAATCTGTTATTCGATCAATGATTAAAAAACGACAAGGCAGGATTGTTACTATTAGTTCAATAATTGCTTATACAGGTAATAAAGGACAAGTCAATTATAGTGCTTCAAAGTCAGGACTAGTTGGATTTCATAAATCACTAGCATTAGAAGTGGCTTCTAAAGGTATTACTGTTAATATTGTATCACCAGGTTTTATTAAAACAGATTTTACTAATACATTAAATTTAATTCAATATCAAAAATATTTATCTAATATTCCTATGAAAAGATTAGGAAAAACAGAAGAAATAGCAGATGCTGTTATTTTTTTAACTTCAAATGAATCATCATACATAACAGGCCATACATTGCATGTAAATGGTGGTATGTATATGATATAA
- a CDS encoding ACP S-malonyltransferase — MFSIIKKKIVSLASINSHNQIVISGDRSSVYEASLNCKRLGAKHIFKLKNKIAAHSELMKPISEKLKKILKIITINPPKIPVINNVDVKFENTSKNIKKALIRQIYNTVRWKEIIDFIKSKKIFVMLEIGPNKILTNLNKKDKNIISLSSNNLKNFLIAFKKINKGKNERK; from the coding sequence ATGTTTAGCATCATCAAAAAAAAAATTGTTTCTTTAGCAAGTATAAATTCTCATAATCAAATTGTAATTTCAGGAGATAGATCTTCTGTATATGAAGCTAGTTTAAATTGTAAAAGACTAGGTGCTAAACATATTTTTAAACTTAAAAATAAAATAGCAGCTCACTCTGAATTAATGAAACCAATATCTGAAAAATTGAAGAAAATATTAAAAATTATTACTATAAATCCACCTAAAATTCCAGTTATTAATAACGTTGATGTAAAATTTGAAAATACTAGTAAAAATATTAAAAAAGCATTAATTAGACAGATCTATAATACTGTAAGATGGAAAGAAATTATAGATTTTATAAAATCAAAAAAAATTTTCGTAATGTTAGAAATTGGACCTAATAAAATATTAACTAATTTAAACAAAAAAGATAAAAATATTATTTCATTAAGCTCAAATAATTTAAAAAATTTTTTAATAGCATTTAAAAAAATTAACAAAGGAAAAAATGAACGAAAATAA